GGGGCCCTCAGGAAGCCGTTGAAATGCTGGCCCGCGATGGACACCGTTGGAGGATGCCGTGATCATTACCATGAAGAACACCGAAACCCGTGAGATTTCGGCGAAAATCGATGAATTGCACGAGGAGCGTGGCGAAGCGGCTCTGGGTCGCGTGCTCACACTGCTGATCTCCACGAATGAGACGTCGCTGGAGCATGATCTCGCCGTGGCGAACAACGCCAGCCGTGAGCATCCCTGCCGTGTGATCGCAATCGCGCCGAATTCACGTAGGGTGGATGCCGCTGCCGATGATGGCAAGCCGCACACCTTTCTCGACGCGGAAGTGCGATTCGGTTCCGACGCTGGCGCGGGCGAAATCATCGTGTTGCGTCCGATTGGTGGGCTGGTTCACCACCCTGATACATTGGTGATTCCGCTATTGGTGCCGGACGCTCCGGTGGTGGCTTGGTGGCCGAACGAAGCTCCGGCGAATCTGTCAAACGATTTGCTGGGTTCCATGGCGCGCAGCCGTATCACCGATGCCATGCATTCCTCGAATCCGATGCGGACCATGGATGATCTGCGCCGCAACTGGTCGTCGAAGAATGTGGACAT
This window of the Bifidobacterium pseudocatenulatum DSM 20438 = JCM 1200 = LMG 10505 genome carries:
- a CDS encoding glucose-6-phosphate dehydrogenase assembly protein OpcA, producing the protein MIITMKNTETREISAKIDELHEERGEAALGRVLTLLISTNETSLEHDLAVANNASREHPCRVIAIAPNSRRVDAAADDGKPHTFLDAEVRFGSDAGAGEIIVLRPIGGLVHHPDTLVIPLLVPDAPVVAWWPNEAPANLSNDLLGSMARSRITDAMHSSNPMRTMDDLRRNWSSKNVDMSWTRLTVWRAMLASMLDQPPHLPVSGVRVTGPKNFLPLNLLAAWLRLRLNVPVVVEDDPNATAVTGVYLTRSDGVLSLERPSTDDGIAVLNVPGQSPQTMSVPARTIEECLSEELGRLYPDEIYAEVVTQGWDLINSKH